The following coding sequences lie in one Saimiri boliviensis isolate mSaiBol1 chromosome 6, mSaiBol1.pri, whole genome shotgun sequence genomic window:
- the UCP2 gene encoding dicarboxylate carrier SLC25A8: MVGFKATDVPPTATVKFLGAGTAACVADLITFPLDTAKVRLQIQGESQGPVHATASAQYRGVLGTILTMVRTEGPRSLYNGLVAGLQRQMSFASVRIGLYDSVKQFYTKGSEHASIGSRLLAGSTTGALAVAVAQPTDVVKVRFQAQARAGGGRRYQSTIDAYKTIAREEGFRGLWKGTSPNVARNAIVNCAELVTYDLIKDTLLKANLMTDDLPCHFTSAFGAGFCTTIIASPVDVVKTRYMNSALGQYSSAGHCALTMLQKEGPRAFYKGFMPSFLRLGSWNVVMFVTYEQLKRALMAACASREAPF; the protein is encoded by the exons ATGGTTGGGTTCAAGGCCACAGATGTGCCCCCTACTGCCACTGTAAAGTTTCTTGGGGCTGGCACAGCTGCCTGCGTCGCAGATCTCATCACCTTTCCTCTGGATACTGCTAAAGTCCGGCTACAG ATCCAAGGAGAAAGTCAGGGGCCAGTGCATGCTACAGCCAGTGCCCAGTACCGTGGTGTGTTGGGTACCATTCTGACCATGGTGCGTACCGAAGGCCCCCGAAGCCTCTACAATGGGTTGGTTGCCGGCCTGCAGCGCCAAATGAGCTTTGCCTCTGTCCGCATCGGCCTCTATGACTCTGTCAAACAGTTCTACACCAAGGGCTCTGAAC ATGCCAGCATTGGGAGCCGCCTCCTAGCAGGCAGCACCACAGGTGCCCTGGCTGTTGCTGTGGCCCAGCCCACGGATGTGGTAAAGGTCCGGTTCCAAGCTCAGGCCCGGGCTGGAGGCGGTCGGAGATACCAAAGTACCATTGATGCCTACAAGACCATTGCCCGAGAGGAAGGGTTCCGGGGCCTTTGGAAAG GGACCTCTCCCAATGTTGCTCGTAATGCCATTGTCAACTGTGCTGAGCTAGTGACCTATGACCTCATCAAGGACACCCTTCTGAAAGCCAACCTCATGACAG ATGACCTCCCGTGCCACTTCACTTCTGCCTTTGGGGCAGGCTTCTGTACCACTATCATCGCCTCCCCTGTAGACGTGGTCAAGACGAGATACATGAACTCTGCCCTGGGCCAGTACAGCAGCGCTGGCCACTGTGCCCTTACCATGCTCCAGAAGGAGGGGCCCCGAGCCTTCTACAAAGG gTTCATGCCCTCCTTTCTCCGCTTGGGTTCCTGGAACGTGGTGATGTTCGTCACCTATGAGCAGCTGAAACGGGCCCTCATGGCTGCCTGCGCTTCCCGAGAGGCTCCCTTCTGA